One Vibrio sp. CDRSL-10 TSBA genomic region harbors:
- a CDS encoding TonB-dependent receptor produces MYKWTPSKVSLAVSLGLVCQFPALAAETQEQAQETQAHETVVVTASGFEQNITRAPATISVITAEDIEKKSYTDITDVLKNVSGVQVSGGGVEQSIMIRGMSSDYTLFLIDGRPVQGNDAFGLNGTQAGTPINFLPPVSQIERIEVIRGPASSLYGSDAMGGVINVITKKVGNEWSGSVTTEYNLADSSNKVNEDSTQTSIALNAPLIEDTLSLQFTGSYLNQDESHFIGSDDSEASDPEYKRRNFSTKLNWSVNEQNNLTFGYSRAEQERTHNPGVSIAETVTNRDGSISDAEQSYNKSIRDTYFLEHEGHYDRMRVKSYVNYDQSENPSRVNENTGNGIDFDVLTLNSQANWFWDANTLTIGATYKNEKLEDGATNGLSEPVVADADAINKMERYQYSIFAENEWLPMDDWSIVLSGRFDDNEAFGNHFSPKVYSVYGLTDAWVVKGGVTSGYKAPSLRQSATDFGSTSRGGVIIGNPDLKPETSLNYEIGLGFDDSYDSGISATLTAYLTEFEDKINRTGRICEANVECNYGGTVYPAHQYGYTAYENIAKAEMSGIEATMDYQINEDVLLRQSYTFTKTEQKSGEYKGEPLNDVAKHMYNASVEWQATEKLLLWTQGNYRSKTTGRWQTGTSGSSTNGLKIPSYTLFDLGLVYKIKQDISLKAGVYNAFNKEINPEKDEKLPLHPRWS; encoded by the coding sequence ATGTACAAATGGACGCCATCTAAAGTCTCATTGGCAGTCTCCCTTGGCCTGGTTTGTCAGTTCCCGGCTTTGGCAGCAGAGACACAAGAGCAGGCTCAAGAAACCCAGGCCCATGAAACAGTAGTCGTGACCGCTTCCGGTTTCGAGCAAAATATTACCCGTGCCCCGGCGACCATTTCGGTGATTACCGCTGAAGATATCGAAAAAAAGTCCTATACCGACATCACTGATGTGTTAAAAAATGTTTCCGGGGTGCAAGTCTCCGGTGGCGGTGTAGAGCAGTCGATCATGATTCGCGGTATGTCATCTGACTACACCCTGTTTCTGATTGACGGCCGTCCGGTGCAGGGCAACGATGCTTTTGGTCTCAATGGTACCCAAGCGGGAACGCCGATTAACTTTTTACCACCTGTTTCGCAAATCGAGCGTATTGAAGTCATCCGTGGCCCTGCCTCTTCTTTATACGGCTCCGATGCCATGGGCGGCGTCATTAACGTCATCACCAAAAAAGTCGGCAACGAGTGGAGTGGCAGTGTCACCACGGAATACAACCTGGCAGACAGCTCCAATAAAGTGAATGAAGATTCCACTCAGACCAGCATCGCGCTCAATGCGCCGCTGATCGAAGATACGTTGTCGCTGCAGTTTACCGGTTCATACCTCAATCAGGACGAAAGCCATTTCATCGGCAGCGATGACAGTGAAGCCTCGGACCCTGAATACAAACGCCGCAACTTCAGCACCAAGCTGAACTGGAGCGTGAATGAGCAAAACAACCTGACTTTCGGTTACAGCCGCGCCGAGCAGGAACGGACCCATAACCCGGGCGTAAGTATTGCCGAAACCGTCACCAACCGTGATGGCAGCATCAGTGATGCCGAGCAGAGCTACAACAAATCGATCCGTGATACCTATTTCCTTGAGCATGAAGGTCACTATGACCGCATGCGCGTTAAATCTTACGTCAACTACGACCAGTCCGAGAACCCGTCCCGCGTCAATGAAAATACCGGTAACGGCATTGATTTCGATGTGCTGACGCTCAACTCGCAAGCCAACTGGTTCTGGGACGCCAACACACTGACTATCGGTGCGACTTACAAAAATGAGAAGCTGGAAGATGGTGCGACCAATGGTCTGTCTGAACCGGTCGTTGCTGACGCTGATGCGATCAACAAAATGGAGCGCTACCAGTACTCGATTTTTGCCGAAAATGAATGGCTGCCGATGGATGACTGGTCAATTGTGCTGAGCGGCCGTTTTGATGACAACGAAGCGTTTGGTAACCACTTCAGCCCGAAAGTGTACAGCGTGTATGGCCTGACCGATGCCTGGGTGGTCAAAGGCGGGGTGACTTCCGGCTACAAAGCGCCGAGCCTGCGCCAGAGCGCAACCGATTTTGGTTCCACCTCGCGCGGTGGTGTGATCATCGGTAACCCGGATCTGAAACCGGAAACCAGTCTCAACTATGAAATCGGCCTTGGCTTTGACGACAGCTATGATTCGGGTATCTCCGCCACGCTGACCGCGTATCTGACCGAGTTTGAAGACAAGATCAACCGTACCGGCCGTATCTGTGAAGCCAACGTCGAGTGTAACTACGGCGGCACTGTCTATCCGGCGCACCAATACGGTTATACCGCCTACGAAAACATCGCTAAAGCGGAAATGTCCGGTATTGAAGCGACCATGGATTACCAGATCAACGAAGATGTGCTGCTGCGCCAGTCGTACACCTTTACCAAAACCGAGCAGAAGAGCGGTGAGTACAAAGGTGAGCCGCTCAATGATGTGGCGAAACACATGTACAACGCGTCAGTGGAATGGCAGGCAACGGAGAAACTGCTGCTCTGGACCCAGGGTAACTACCGCAGCAAAACCACCGGTCGCTGGCAGACCGGGACCAGCGGCAGTTCAACCAATGGTCTTAAAATCCCGAGTTACACCCTGTTTGATCTCGGTCTGGTGTACAAAATCAAGCAGGACATCAGCCTGAAAGCGGGCGTGTACAACGCATTTAACAAAGAGATCAACCCGGAGAAAGACGAGAAACTACCGTTACATCCTCGATGGTCGTAA
- the gshB gene encoding glutathione synthase — protein sequence MIKLGIVMDPISSINIKKDTSFAMMLEAQRRGYEIHYMEMNDLHLDQGVAMADTKVVELKEDPTGWYEFKSEQSIALSELDAVLMRKDPPFDTEYIYATYILERAEEEGTLIVNKPQSLRDCNEKLFTAWFPELTPTTIVTRKAEKIKAFREQHGDIILKPLDGMGGASIFRVKQGDPNVSVIIETLTNQGQNYCMAQTFVPDISNGDKRILVVDGEPMPYCLARIPAAGETRGNLAAGGRGEARPISDTDRKIAETVAPVLKEKGLIFVGLDVIGDKLTEINVTSPTCVREIEAAFDISITGKLMDAIERRIKALSL from the coding sequence ATGATTAAACTCGGCATCGTAATGGACCCGATTTCGTCCATTAACATCAAAAAAGACACCAGCTTCGCCATGATGCTAGAAGCGCAACGTCGCGGTTATGAGATTCATTATATGGAGATGAATGATCTACACTTAGATCAAGGCGTCGCCATGGCTGACACGAAAGTTGTCGAGCTGAAAGAAGATCCAACCGGCTGGTATGAATTCAAGTCCGAGCAATCCATCGCCCTGTCTGAACTCGACGCCGTGCTGATGCGTAAAGATCCTCCGTTTGATACTGAATACATTTACGCGACCTACATTCTGGAACGTGCCGAAGAAGAAGGTACGCTGATCGTCAACAAACCGCAGAGCCTGCGTGACTGTAACGAGAAGCTGTTCACCGCCTGGTTCCCGGAACTGACACCGACCACGATTGTGACGCGTAAAGCCGAGAAGATTAAAGCGTTCCGCGAGCAGCACGGTGACATTATCCTTAAGCCTCTCGACGGCATGGGCGGCGCCTCGATTTTCCGGGTCAAGCAAGGCGATCCAAACGTTTCGGTCATCATTGAAACGCTGACCAACCAAGGGCAAAACTACTGCATGGCACAGACGTTCGTGCCGGATATCAGCAACGGTGACAAACGTATCCTGGTGGTGGATGGTGAGCCGATGCCTTACTGTCTGGCACGTATTCCGGCCGCCGGTGAAACCCGTGGTAACCTCGCCGCCGGTGGTCGTGGTGAAGCCCGCCCGATCAGCGACACGGATCGCAAGATTGCAGAAACCGTGGCACCGGTACTAAAAGAAAAAGGTCTGATCTTTGTCGGCCTTGACGTCATTGGCGATAAACTGACTGAGATTAACGTCACCAGCCCGACTTGCGTACGCGAGATTGAAGCGGCTTTCGATATCTCAATCACAGGTAAACTGATGGACGCGATTGAGCGTCGTATCAAAGCCTTGTCATTGTAA
- a CDS encoding endonuclease: MFRLLLAIGLTSLVSSAWASAPTSFYQAKTAALKIYQDHPVSFYCGCNISWQGKKGTPDLASCGYQVRKQQKRASRIEWEHVVPAWQFGHQLQCWQKGGRKECTRHDATFKRMEADLHNLTPAIGEVNGDRSNLNFSQWNGIDGATYGRCEVQVNFKQRRVMPPERARGAIARTYLYMSDRYGFRLSKAQTQLMQAWNRQYPVNQWECVRDQRIERIQGNHNPYVIEQCRSYALSATP; encoded by the coding sequence ATGTTTCGTTTGTTACTCGCTATTGGTTTAACCAGCCTGGTTTCCAGCGCCTGGGCTTCGGCACCGACCTCATTTTATCAGGCCAAAACGGCCGCCCTGAAGATTTATCAGGATCATCCGGTCAGCTTTTACTGTGGCTGTAATATCAGCTGGCAGGGTAAAAAAGGCACACCGGATCTGGCAAGCTGCGGCTATCAGGTGCGTAAACAGCAAAAACGTGCCAGCCGGATTGAATGGGAACACGTTGTTCCGGCCTGGCAGTTTGGCCACCAGCTGCAATGCTGGCAAAAAGGCGGACGTAAAGAGTGCACGCGTCATGATGCAACGTTCAAGCGGATGGAAGCGGATCTGCACAACCTGACCCCGGCGATCGGTGAGGTCAACGGCGACCGCTCCAATCTCAACTTCAGTCAGTGGAACGGCATTGACGGCGCGACTTACGGCCGCTGCGAAGTGCAGGTCAACTTTAAACAGCGCCGGGTAATGCCGCCGGAGCGTGCACGCGGTGCAATTGCGCGAACCTACCTTTATATGAGCGACCGCTACGGTTTTCGTCTCTCCAAAGCCCAGACTCAGCTGATGCAGGCCTGGAACCGCCAGTATCCGGTTAATCAGTGGGAGTGCGTGCGCGATCAGCGTATCGAGCGCATTCAGGGTAACCACAACCCGTACGTCATCGAGCAGTGCCGCAGTTACGCACTGAGCGCCACACCTTAA
- a CDS encoding SprT family zinc-dependent metalloprotease yields MFVVDFELHYRAQAQIQRCIDKAERYFKRTFTTPSLSFQLRGKVAGKAYLQLQEIRLNPVLFGENPHAFIEEVVPHEIAHLITYQVYGRVRPHGREWQHIMTEVFGVPANTTHSFSVASVQGKTFEYLCACNRYPLSVRRHNKVLRNQAVYRCQQCLQTLTFSGKQLS; encoded by the coding sequence CTGTTTGTGGTCGATTTTGAACTGCACTATCGCGCCCAAGCGCAAATTCAACGTTGTATCGACAAAGCCGAGCGCTATTTTAAGCGTACCTTTACCACTCCTTCCCTGAGCTTTCAGCTGCGCGGTAAAGTGGCCGGTAAAGCCTATCTGCAGCTGCAAGAGATCCGCCTCAACCCGGTACTGTTTGGCGAAAACCCGCACGCTTTCATCGAGGAAGTGGTGCCGCATGAAATCGCCCACCTGATCACCTATCAGGTTTACGGCCGGGTGCGTCCGCACGGCAGAGAATGGCAGCACATCATGACTGAAGTGTTTGGCGTGCCCGCCAATACCACCCACAGTTTCTCGGTCGCCTCGGTACAGGGTAAGACCTTTGAGTATCTGTGTGCCTGCAACCGTTATCCACTCTCGGTGCGCCGCCACAATAAAGTGCTGCGCAATCAAGCGGTGTACCGCTGCCAGCAGTGCCTGCAAACCCTGACTTTCAGCGGCAAACAACTCTCTTAG
- the fbaA gene encoding class II fructose-bisphosphate aldolase: MSKIFDFVKPGVISGDDVQKVFEIAKANKFALPAVNCIGSDSVNAVLEAAAKVKSPVIVQFSNGGAGFFAGKGLKLEGQQTQILGAIAGAKHVHTVAESYGVPVILHTDHAAKKLLPWIDGLLDAGEKHFAETGKPLFSSHMIDLSEESLEENIEISAKYLERMAKMNMTLEIELGCTGGEEDGVDNSDMDASELYTSPEDVAYAYEKLSAISHRFTIAASFGNVHGVYKPGNVVLTPTILRDSQKYVSEKFNLPENSLNFVFHGGSGSSLEEIRESIGYGVIKMNIDTDTQWACWDGIRQYEAANHDYLQGQIGNPTGEDAPNKKYYDPRVWLRAGQASMVTRLEQAFSDLNSVDVL; encoded by the coding sequence ATGTCTAAGATCTTCGATTTCGTTAAACCAGGTGTGATCTCTGGCGACGACGTTCAGAAAGTATTTGAAATTGCTAAAGCAAACAAATTTGCTCTGCCAGCAGTAAACTGTATCGGTTCTGACTCTGTAAACGCAGTACTGGAAGCAGCAGCGAAAGTTAAGTCTCCGGTTATCGTACAGTTCTCTAACGGCGGCGCAGGTTTCTTTGCTGGTAAAGGTCTGAAACTTGAAGGTCAGCAAACTCAAATCCTGGGTGCTATCGCTGGTGCAAAACACGTACACACAGTTGCAGAATCTTACGGCGTGCCTGTAATCCTGCACACTGACCACGCAGCGAAAAAACTGCTGCCATGGATTGACGGTCTGCTGGACGCGGGTGAAAAACACTTCGCAGAAACTGGTAAGCCTCTGTTCTCTTCTCACATGATCGACCTGTCTGAAGAGTCTCTGGAAGAGAACATCGAGATCTCTGCTAAGTACCTGGAGCGCATGGCTAAAATGAACATGACTCTGGAAATCGAACTGGGTTGTACCGGTGGTGAGGAAGACGGCGTAGATAACTCTGACATGGACGCATCTGAGCTGTACACTTCTCCGGAAGACGTGGCATACGCTTACGAAAAACTGAGCGCAATCAGCCACCGTTTCACTATCGCAGCCTCTTTCGGTAACGTACACGGCGTTTACAAACCAGGTAACGTAGTACTGACTCCAACTATCCTGCGCGATTCTCAAAAATACGTTTCTGAGAAATTCAACCTGCCAGAAAACTCACTGAACTTCGTATTCCACGGTGGTTCAGGTTCTTCTCTGGAAGAAATCCGCGAATCTATCGGCTACGGTGTTATCAAAATGAACATCGATACTGATACTCAGTGGGCATGTTGGGATGGTATCCGCCAGTACGAAGCGGCTAACCACGATTACCTGCAAGGTCAAATCGGTAACCCGACTGGTGAAGATGCACCAAACAAGAAATACTACGATCCACGCGTATGGCTGCGTGCTGGTCAAGCTTCAATGGTAACTCGCCTAGAGCAAGCATTCTCTGACCTGAACTCAGTTGACGTACTGTAA
- the epd gene encoding erythrose-4-phosphate dehydrogenase, which yields MLKVAINGFGRIGRNVLRAVYESGKNQHIKVVAVNELAKPEAMAHLLQYDTSHGRFGKKISHDQEHIYIHHDNGDFDRVRILHLAEIPLLPWRDLDVDIVLDCTGVYGSRADGLQHIEAGARKVLFSHPGAADIDNTIIYGVNHDTLTADQHIVSNGSCTTNCIVPIIKVLDDAFGIDSGTITTIHSSMNDQQVIDAYHSDLRRTRAASQSIIPVDTKLHKGIERIFPKFSNKFEAISVRVPTVNVTAMDLSVTLNTNVKVNDVNQTIVQASQCTLSNIVDYTEAPLVSIDFNHDPHSAIVDGTQTRVSNGQLVKMLVWCDNEWGFANRMLDTALAMQAAQ from the coding sequence ATGTTAAAAGTGGCGATCAACGGATTCGGACGCATTGGCCGTAACGTTCTGCGGGCGGTGTACGAGAGTGGCAAAAACCAGCATATTAAAGTGGTGGCAGTGAATGAACTGGCCAAGCCCGAAGCCATGGCGCACCTGTTGCAATATGACACCAGTCATGGCCGGTTTGGTAAAAAAATCAGCCACGATCAGGAACACATTTATATCCATCATGACAACGGCGACTTTGACCGGGTGCGTATTCTGCATCTGGCTGAAATACCGCTGCTGCCGTGGCGCGATCTCGATGTCGACATCGTGCTCGATTGTACCGGCGTGTACGGTTCGCGCGCTGACGGACTGCAACATATTGAGGCTGGCGCTCGTAAGGTGCTGTTTTCCCATCCTGGTGCAGCGGACATCGATAACACCATCATCTACGGTGTTAACCACGACACTCTGACTGCTGATCAGCACATCGTTTCCAACGGTTCCTGTACCACCAACTGCATCGTGCCGATCATCAAGGTCCTCGACGATGCGTTCGGCATTGACTCCGGCACCATCACCACCATTCACTCATCAATGAATGATCAGCAGGTCATCGATGCTTATCACAGTGACCTGCGCCGTACCCGTGCCGCCAGCCAGTCGATCATTCCGGTTGACACCAAACTGCACAAAGGTATCGAACGGATCTTTCCGAAATTTTCCAACAAATTTGAAGCTATTTCGGTGCGCGTACCGACCGTAAATGTGACCGCGATGGATTTAAGCGTTACCTTGAACACAAATGTGAAAGTTAATGACGTAAATCAAACCATAGTACAGGCGTCTCAGTGTACATTAAGCAACATTGTTGACTATACTGAAGCGCCGCTCGTTTCCATCGATTTTAACCATGATCCGCACAGTGCGATTGTGGACGGAACCCAGACCCGGGTAAGTAACGGGCAACTGGTGAAAATGCTGGTCTGGTGCGACAACGAGTGGGGATTTGCTAACCGTATGCTCGATACTGCGTTAGCGATGCAGGCCGCGCAATAG
- the metK gene encoding methionine adenosyltransferase — MAKHLFTSESVSEGHPDKIADQISDAVLDAILEQDPKARVACETYVKTGMVMVGGEITTSAWVDIEELTRETVREIGYTHSDMGFDADSCAVLNTIGKQSPDINQGVDKSDPKEQGAGDQGIMFGYACNETEVLMPAPITYSHRLVERQAKVRKNGTLPWLRPDAKSQVTFQYEQGKIVGIDAVVLSTQHCDSISTPDLREAVMEEIIKPVLPAEWLNKETKFFINPTGRFVIGGPMGDCGLTGRKIIVDTYGGAARHGGGAFSGKDPSKVDRSAAYAARYVAKNIVAAGMADRCEIQLSYAIGVADPTSIMVETFGTEKVSHDIIIEAVRQFFDLRPYGLQEMLNLLQPIYKKTAAYGHFGREEFPWEATDKAAELRDFAGLK; from the coding sequence ATGGCTAAGCACCTGTTTACTTCTGAATCAGTATCAGAAGGCCATCCGGATAAAATCGCAGACCAAATCTCTGATGCGGTTTTAGATGCCATTTTGGAACAAGATCCAAAAGCACGTGTTGCTTGTGAAACTTACGTGAAAACCGGCATGGTAATGGTCGGTGGTGAAATCACCACTTCAGCTTGGGTTGATATCGAAGAGCTGACTCGTGAAACCGTACGTGAAATTGGCTACACCCACTCAGACATGGGTTTCGATGCGGACTCTTGTGCGGTACTGAACACCATAGGTAAACAGTCTCCAGACATCAATCAGGGCGTCGACAAATCTGACCCTAAAGAACAGGGCGCCGGCGACCAGGGCATCATGTTCGGTTACGCATGTAACGAAACTGAAGTGCTGATGCCTGCACCAATTACTTACTCTCACCGTCTGGTTGAGCGTCAGGCAAAAGTACGTAAAAACGGCACGCTGCCATGGTTACGTCCGGATGCAAAATCTCAGGTTACTTTCCAGTACGAGCAAGGCAAGATCGTCGGTATCGACGCAGTTGTTCTGTCAACTCAGCACTGTGATTCAATCTCTACCCCGGATCTGCGTGAAGCAGTGATGGAAGAGATCATCAAGCCGGTTCTGCCAGCTGAATGGCTCAACAAAGAGACTAAATTCTTCATCAACCCAACCGGCCGTTTCGTTATCGGTGGTCCAATGGGTGACTGTGGCCTGACTGGTCGTAAGATCATTGTTGACACTTACGGCGGCGCAGCTCGTCACGGTGGTGGTGCATTCTCTGGTAAAGATCCATCAAAAGTAGACCGCAGTGCAGCATACGCAGCACGTTACGTGGCGAAAAACATCGTCGCAGCCGGTATGGCTGACCGCTGTGAGATCCAGCTGTCTTACGCTATCGGTGTTGCGGATCCAACCTCAATCATGGTGGAAACGTTCGGTACTGAGAAAGTATCACACGACATCATCATTGAAGCGGTACGCCAGTTCTTCGACCTGCGTCCTTACGGTCTGCAAGAGATGCTGAACCTGCTGCAACCTATCTACAAGAAGACAGCAGCCTACGGTCACTTCGGTCGCGAAGAGTTCCCTTGGGAAGCGACTGACAAAGCCGCTGAACTGCGTGACTTCGCTGGCCTGAAATAA
- a CDS encoding phosphoglycerate kinase, which produces MSVIKMTDLDLAGKRVFIRADLNVPVKDGKVTSDARILASLPTIKHCLEAGAKVMVTSHLGRPTEGEYAEEFSLQPVVNYLNDALDCEVKLAKEYLDGLELNAGELVVLENVRFNKGEKKNEEELSKKYAALCDVFVMDAFGTAHRAQASTHGVGMFAPVACAGPLLANELDALGKAMDNPARPMVAIVGGSKVSTKLTVLESLSKIADQLVVGGGIANTFIAAAGHNVGKSLYEADLVETAKKLMDECAIPVATDVACAKAFDENAEAEIKNVADVQDDDMIFDLGPDSTAALADILKNAKTILWNGPVGVFEFKNFEAGTRGISEAIASSEGFSVAGGGDTLAAIDKFGIKADVSYISTGGGAFLEFVEGKVLPAVEMLEARAKA; this is translated from the coding sequence ATGTCTGTAATCAAGATGACTGACCTGGATCTGGCAGGTAAACGCGTATTTATCCGTGCTGACCTGAACGTACCAGTAAAAGATGGCAAAGTGACTTCTGATGCACGTATCCTGGCATCACTACCAACGATCAAGCACTGCCTGGAAGCTGGCGCGAAAGTAATGGTGACATCTCACCTGGGTCGTCCTACTGAAGGCGAATACGCAGAAGAGTTCTCTCTACAGCCTGTTGTGAACTACCTGAACGACGCGCTGGACTGCGAAGTGAAACTGGCGAAAGAGTACCTGGACGGTCTGGAACTGAACGCTGGCGAACTGGTTGTTCTGGAAAACGTTCGTTTCAACAAAGGCGAAAAGAAAAACGAAGAAGAGCTGTCTAAGAAATACGCGGCACTGTGTGACGTATTCGTAATGGACGCTTTCGGTACTGCGCACCGTGCACAAGCTTCAACTCACGGCGTGGGCATGTTTGCTCCTGTTGCATGTGCAGGTCCTCTGCTGGCGAACGAACTGGATGCACTGGGTAAAGCAATGGACAACCCGGCTCGCCCAATGGTTGCTATCGTTGGCGGCTCTAAAGTATCGACCAAACTGACTGTCCTTGAGTCACTGTCTAAAATCGCTGACCAACTGGTTGTTGGCGGTGGTATCGCAAACACCTTCATCGCAGCAGCAGGCCACAACGTAGGTAAGTCTCTGTACGAAGCTGACCTGGTTGAAACTGCCAAGAAACTGATGGACGAGTGTGCGATTCCGGTAGCGACTGACGTTGCGTGTGCAAAAGCATTCGACGAAAACGCAGAAGCGGAAATCAAAAACGTAGCTGACGTTCAGGATGACGACATGATCTTCGACCTGGGCCCTGATTCAACTGCGGCACTGGCTGATATCCTGAAAAACGCGAAAACTATCCTGTGGAACGGCCCGGTAGGTGTATTCGAGTTCAAGAACTTCGAAGCAGGTACTCGTGGTATTTCAGAAGCGATTGCCTCTTCTGAAGGCTTCTCTGTTGCGGGTGGTGGTGACACGCTGGCTGCGATCGACAAGTTCGGTATCAAAGCAGACGTTTCATACATCTCAACTGGCGGCGGCGCTTTCCTTGAGTTTGTAGAAGGTAAAGTTCTTCCTGCGGTTGAAATGCTGGAAGCACGCGCTAAAGCGTAA
- a CDS encoding siderophore ABC transporter substrate-binding protein — MKILAVGLAVVASVLSFIQPALAFPLTVQHKQGSTIVEQAPQRVAVFDLATLDTMNALGVSAAGVPDTFMPQYLSHYSGDEFTKVGDLFKPDYDALKKLQPDLIIVAGRSSRAYEELSKLAPTLDLSIDAGHFVQGIQHNLALLGTLFNQQEKAQQLSVEFNNKLQSLHAQAAKQGPALVLFTINGHVMLHAPGERFGMLYELTGLKSVVPAVEAAEPKPRAKPGSEEAKQQQAERQQRLDAALAENPSWLFVLDRGAATGGEGKAVETLSAMDSITATTAWQEEQVYYLNPKEWYLALGGYQSVFKTLNDLSSRFAQ; from the coding sequence ATGAAAATATTGGCAGTTGGCCTGGCGGTAGTCGCCAGCGTATTGAGTTTTATCCAGCCTGCGCTGGCCTTTCCGTTAACCGTGCAGCACAAGCAGGGCAGCACCATCGTTGAACAGGCGCCGCAGCGCGTGGCCGTGTTTGATCTGGCAACCCTGGATACCATGAATGCCCTGGGCGTCAGTGCAGCCGGTGTACCGGATACCTTTATGCCGCAATACCTCAGTCATTATTCAGGTGACGAGTTCACTAAAGTGGGTGACCTGTTCAAGCCTGATTACGATGCGCTGAAAAAGCTGCAGCCGGACTTAATCATTGTTGCCGGCCGTTCATCACGTGCTTATGAAGAACTGAGCAAACTGGCGCCGACGCTGGATCTGAGCATTGATGCCGGCCACTTCGTGCAGGGTATACAGCATAACCTGGCACTGCTTGGCACCCTGTTTAACCAGCAGGAAAAAGCGCAGCAGCTGAGTGTTGAATTTAATAACAAACTACAGAGCCTGCATGCACAAGCGGCCAAACAAGGCCCGGCGCTGGTGCTGTTTACCATTAACGGCCACGTGATGCTGCATGCTCCGGGTGAGCGTTTTGGTATGCTGTATGAACTGACCGGCCTTAAATCTGTGGTACCGGCGGTGGAAGCGGCAGAGCCGAAACCACGCGCTAAACCAGGCTCAGAAGAAGCAAAACAGCAACAGGCTGAGCGTCAGCAGCGTCTTGATGCGGCACTGGCTGAAAACCCAAGCTGGCTGTTTGTGCTGGATCGCGGCGCGGCCACCGGTGGTGAAGGTAAAGCGGTGGAAACCCTGTCAGCGATGGACAGCATCACTGCGACCACCGCATGGCAGGAAGAGCAGGTTTACTACCTCAATCCGAAAGAGTGGTATCTGGCACTGGGCGGCTACCAGAGCGTATTCAAAACCCTGAACGATCTGAGCAGTCGTTTCGCACAGTAA
- a CDS encoding DUF2189 domain-containing protein, translating into MPRTVHSSDFDHKQKEVGPQEYARTLPCNSVSVSAPFHWLALGLHDFIRMPLISAFYGLCFMAAAIGIVLLVQWQGTHLVILPSLVVYMLIGPFLALGLYAASWEREKGHSAGLLHSIKAITRNSSSQWAFAVMLAVAMIFWMRIAALLHALYPSVQGAPLTDFLPFLLIGSLVGFVIACVIFSISAFSIPLMMERRVDVMTAVFSSFNAVKSNIPAMIVWAGVICGGILIGFATYGIGMLFTMPILGYSTWHAYHAIIKKKHE; encoded by the coding sequence ATGCCTCGTACGGTTCACTCTTCCGACTTCGACCATAAGCAAAAAGAAGTCGGTCCTCAGGAATACGCCCGCACGCTGCCATGCAACTCGGTCAGTGTGTCTGCTCCGTTTCACTGGCTGGCGCTTGGCCTGCATGACTTTATCCGCATGCCGCTGATCAGCGCTTTTTACGGTCTGTGCTTTATGGCCGCCGCCATCGGTATTGTGCTGCTGGTGCAGTGGCAAGGCACCCACCTGGTGATCCTGCCCAGCCTGGTGGTCTATATGCTGATTGGTCCCTTCCTCGCGCTCGGTTTGTATGCCGCAAGCTGGGAACGGGAAAAAGGCCACTCCGCCGGTCTGCTGCACTCGATTAAAGCCATTACCCGTAACTCCAGCTCACAGTGGGCGTTTGCGGTCATGCTGGCGGTTGCGATGATTTTCTGGATGCGGATTGCTGCCCTGCTGCACGCGCTCTACCCGTCGGTGCAAGGCGCACCGCTGACCGATTTCCTGCCATTTCTGCTGATTGGCTCTCTGGTCGGTTTCGTGATTGCCTGTGTCATCTTCAGTATCTCAGCGTTTTCGATTCCGCTGATGATGGAACGGCGCGTCGATGTGATGACCGCGGTATTCAGCAGCTTTAACGCGGTTAAGTCCAACATTCCGGCCATGATCGTCTGGGCCGGAGTGATTTGCGGCGGGATCCTGATAGGCTTTGCCACCTACGGTATCGGTATGCTGTTTACTATGCCGATTCTCGGTTACAGCACCTGGCACGCCTACCATGCGATTATCAAGAAGAAACATGAATAA